One segment of Thermosulfurimonas sp. F29 DNA contains the following:
- a CDS encoding acyl-CoA dehydratase activase — MRVAGLDIGSRTVKLVIVDEYGVIERRCVETSARLGEQLHALLSGLSFDRLIATGYGRNLAGKLFGAETLTEIRAHAMGVRSLFPEVRTVLDIGGQDSKAILLDPEGRIVKFEMNDRCAAGTGRFLEVMALTLGVRLEELAELALKADQAASISALCTVFAESEVVGLIGRGEKPERIARGIICSIVKRSLSLLNRVSSVPPLVFTGGVARNRAMLKILEEKLGFPILVPEDPQITGALGAALYGMKG; from the coding sequence GTGAGGGTGGCGGGTCTGGACATAGGTTCGCGAACCGTAAAACTGGTCATAGTAGATGAGTACGGAGTTATTGAGCGACGGTGTGTTGAAACCTCGGCCCGCCTGGGGGAACAACTTCATGCCCTCCTCTCCGGTCTCTCCTTCGACCGGCTGATCGCCACCGGTTACGGCCGTAATCTGGCCGGTAAACTCTTCGGGGCCGAAACCCTTACCGAAATCAGGGCCCACGCTATGGGCGTGAGAAGCCTTTTCCCCGAGGTGAGAACCGTTCTCGACATCGGAGGACAGGATAGTAAAGCTATACTTCTGGATCCCGAGGGGCGGATAGTAAAATTCGAGATGAATGACCGCTGTGCTGCCGGGACGGGGCGTTTCCTGGAGGTCATGGCCTTAACTCTGGGCGTAAGACTTGAAGAGCTGGCCGAACTGGCCCTTAAAGCGGATCAGGCGGCAAGTATCAGTGCCCTGTGTACGGTCTTTGCCGAAAGCGAGGTGGTGGGCCTCATCGGACGGGGGGAGAAGCCGGAGCGAATCGCCCGCGGGATCATTTGCTCCATTGTTAAGCGTTCCCTGAGCCTTCTCAATCGTGTATCTTCGGTCCCCCCTCTGGTTTTCACCGGTGGAGTGGCCCGTAACCGGGCCATGTTGAAAATTCTAGAGGAGAAATTGGGGTTTCCGATCCTGGTTCCCGAAGACCCGCAGATCACGGGTGCCCTGGGAGCGGCCCTTTACGGAATGAAAGGTTAA
- a CDS encoding TorF family putative porin, translating into MRRTGLRGVLVGLVVLVLVGFMARGIRAEEPRPSTDLSVDVLSQYVWRGFALSDDSVVIQPSVTVSYRGAYVNFWGNYDTDRNNEHDKSLDGADWNETDFTLGYTYDGLPYGLTLDAGSIYYALEGDDSFELYLGLSATCPKTGINFGLTVYREISHYPGTWVELSAGRDFELPWHGATLGLSASAMYLDSDDEGAYPDPDDPDDAFSGWLYMQLGAEINIPVGRYLTVTPEVYYSFSLSDDADTLIEDGSWDNHHDHFFGGVRLSFSF; encoded by the coding sequence ATGAGAAGGACGGGTTTGAGAGGAGTGCTGGTAGGGTTGGTGGTACTGGTGCTGGTGGGATTTATGGCCCGGGGGATCCGGGCGGAGGAGCCCCGCCCGTCCACGGATCTGTCCGTGGATGTGCTCTCGCAGTATGTCTGGCGGGGCTTTGCGCTCTCCGACGACTCGGTGGTGATTCAACCCTCCGTGACCGTGTCCTACCGGGGGGCCTATGTGAATTTCTGGGGAAATTACGACACCGATCGCAACAACGAACACGACAAGAGCCTCGACGGAGCGGACTGGAACGAGACGGACTTCACCCTGGGATATACCTACGATGGACTTCCTTACGGGCTCACTCTGGACGCCGGATCCATCTATTACGCCCTGGAGGGGGACGATTCCTTCGAGCTTTACCTGGGTCTTTCGGCCACCTGTCCGAAGACCGGGATCAACTTCGGACTCACGGTGTATCGGGAGATCTCCCACTACCCCGGTACATGGGTGGAACTTTCGGCCGGGCGGGACTTTGAGCTTCCCTGGCACGGGGCCACCCTCGGTCTTTCGGCCTCGGCCATGTATCTCGACTCCGACGACGAGGGGGCCTATCCCGATCCCGACGATCCCGACGATGCCTTTTCCGGCTGGCTCTACATGCAACTCGGGGCCGAGATCAACATCCCGGTGGGCCGGTACCTAACCGTGACTCCCGAGGTTTACTACAGCTTTTCCCTTTCCGACGACGCCGACACCCTGATCGAGGACGGCTCCTGGGACAATCACCACGACCACTTCTTCGGAGGGGTAAGGTTGAGTTTTTCCTTTTAA
- a CDS encoding P-II family nitrogen regulator, producing the protein MREIRAIIRPEKLQEVLEALERIGHPGVTVYQVEGHGRQAGLVEQFRGREFRVDLLPKLELRIVCRDEEVEQLLQAIAGAARTGEIGDGKIFVYPVLEALRIRSGERGEEAL; encoded by the coding sequence ATGAGAGAAATACGAGCCATTATCAGACCGGAAAAACTGCAGGAGGTTCTGGAGGCCCTGGAAAGGATCGGACACCCCGGAGTCACGGTCTACCAGGTGGAGGGGCACGGCCGACAGGCCGGACTGGTGGAACAGTTCCGGGGACGGGAATTCAGGGTGGATCTTCTGCCCAAGCTGGAGTTGCGGATCGTCTGCAGAGATGAAGAAGTGGAACAATTATTGCAAGCTATAGCCGGGGCGGCCCGCACCGGAGAGATCGGAGACGGAAAAATCTTCGTCTATCCGGTGCTGGAGGCCCTAAGGATCCGCTCCGGCGAAAGGGGTGAGGAGGCCCTTTAA
- a CDS encoding ammonium transporter, which translates to MSGRFFPGKRVGPILSAVFLLGSGVAMAGDPTGATTLKANPGLAVDYVWVLVCGFLVMFMQAGFALVEAGFCRAKNATNLLTKNLMDFVVGSLAFWAVGYALITGADWRGLIGTTGFFLAGKGYDVGNYLSFFWQMVFAATAATIVSGAVAERIKFQAYLLYSVAITAFIYPVYAHWVWGGGWLSKLPFGLGHLDFAGSGVVHAVGGLVGLAGAIVLGPRFGKFDKNGKPRAIPGHNIPLAALGVFILWFGWYGFNPGSTFSAHHLRISVIAVNTTLAASAASLTALLLILAKTRKFDLGMALNGVLAGLVAITAPCAWVEAWAAVVIGIVAGVILVAGVYFLEAIKVDDPVGAVPVHGFNGLWGLIAVGLFADGTYGNYAIEPPFVKGLLYGGGAGQLIAQLIGAVALFAWAFGMGLVLFKLLDVIIGIRVSPREEIQGLDLFEHGTPAYPEFYTVRR; encoded by the coding sequence ATGAGTGGCAGGTTTTTTCCGGGTAAAAGAGTGGGGCCGATCTTATCGGCGGTGTTTTTGCTAGGATCGGGGGTAGCCATGGCCGGGGATCCCACGGGGGCCACGACCCTCAAGGCCAATCCCGGCCTGGCGGTGGACTATGTGTGGGTGCTGGTGTGCGGCTTTCTGGTGATGTTCATGCAGGCGGGTTTTGCCCTGGTGGAGGCCGGCTTCTGCCGGGCCAAAAATGCCACCAACCTCCTCACCAAGAATCTCATGGATTTTGTGGTGGGGTCCCTGGCCTTCTGGGCCGTGGGTTACGCCCTCATCACCGGAGCCGACTGGAGGGGGCTTATCGGGACCACGGGTTTTTTCCTGGCCGGCAAGGGTTACGATGTGGGAAATTATCTCTCCTTTTTCTGGCAGATGGTCTTCGCCGCCACCGCGGCCACCATCGTCTCCGGAGCGGTGGCCGAACGCATCAAATTTCAGGCCTATCTTCTCTATTCCGTGGCCATAACCGCTTTCATCTATCCGGTTTACGCCCACTGGGTCTGGGGCGGGGGCTGGCTTTCGAAGCTCCCCTTCGGTCTCGGACACCTGGACTTTGCGGGCTCGGGAGTGGTACACGCGGTGGGAGGCCTGGTGGGACTTGCCGGGGCCATAGTACTCGGACCGCGTTTCGGAAAGTTTGACAAAAACGGCAAACCCCGGGCCATCCCCGGGCACAACATTCCGCTTGCCGCACTGGGAGTCTTCATCCTCTGGTTCGGCTGGTACGGCTTCAATCCCGGATCCACCTTTTCCGCACACCACCTGCGCATCTCGGTGATAGCGGTGAATACCACCCTGGCCGCCTCCGCGGCCTCTCTCACGGCCCTGCTCCTAATCCTGGCCAAGACCAGGAAATTTGACCTGGGTATGGCCTTAAACGGGGTGCTTGCGGGTCTGGTGGCCATTACCGCTCCGTGCGCCTGGGTTGAGGCCTGGGCCGCGGTGGTGATCGGTATCGTAGCGGGAGTCATTCTGGTAGCCGGAGTCTATTTTCTTGAGGCCATAAAGGTGGACGACCCGGTGGGAGCCGTTCCGGTGCACGGCTTCAACGGCCTCTGGGGACTCATCGCCGTGGGGCTTTTCGCCGACGGTACCTACGGAAACTATGCCATCGAACCACCCTTTGTGAAGGGGCTTCTCTACGGCGGCGGTGCCGGACAGCTCATCGCCCAGCTGATAGGCGCGGTGGCCCTATTCGCCTGGGCCTTCGGTATGGGGCTCGTCCTTTTCAAATTGCTCGATGTCATTATCGGAATCCGGGTCTCGCCGCGGGAAGAGATCCAGGGACTCGATCTCTTCGAGCACGGTACCCCAGCCTATCCCGAATTCTACACCGTAAGGAGGTAA
- a CDS encoding nitrogenase component 1 has product MDVCGAYGCVPLRIKPCGLASEPGGMTQRSCVYFGARYVLGPIREAVHLVHGPVGCGYYGSMVRGEAKDLYGTALSAREVIFGGLEKLRRAILEAFSLRPSARGAFLYATCTTGLIGEDLTGLAREVERYSGRRVVVVDCPGFSGKSQAGGHAVAYRSLLNLVRSSPRAEHPTVNLIGEYNVAGEAREIKRLLEKLGIKVHTVLTGDTSFPEIERLSRAHLNLLFCGSTAREFALGLKERFGLPYLKVSFYGLSAVGASLRKVGEVLGLSSTKVEAVIREEEARAFREIRSWLKLFSGKRVLVVLGAGRLGPLGRMLRELGFEVTGAASVFGSPEDHREAAPFSGFLTDDPGDDEFEKALLALKPDLVITNAREQWRAVKLGFPTLSFPQERRRGPYTGYKGFINFVNNLVRILSAPVWRLRAL; this is encoded by the coding sequence ATGGATGTCTGCGGCGCTTACGGCTGTGTGCCTCTTCGGATTAAGCCCTGCGGGCTTGCAAGCGAGCCCGGGGGCATGACCCAGCGAAGCTGCGTTTATTTCGGGGCTCGATATGTGCTCGGGCCGATCCGGGAGGCGGTGCATCTGGTGCATGGCCCCGTGGGCTGCGGGTACTATGGCTCTATGGTCCGGGGCGAGGCCAAAGATCTTTACGGGACCGCGCTTTCGGCCAGGGAGGTGATCTTCGGAGGCCTTGAAAAATTGAGAAGGGCCATCCTTGAGGCCTTCTCCCTCCGCCCCTCCGCCCGCGGGGCCTTCCTGTATGCCACCTGCACGACGGGGCTTATCGGAGAGGATCTTACGGGCCTTGCCCGCGAGGTTGAGAGATACTCAGGTCGCAGGGTCGTCGTGGTGGACTGCCCGGGGTTTTCCGGAAAGAGCCAGGCCGGGGGCCACGCCGTGGCCTACCGGAGTCTGCTTAACCTGGTTCGATCCTCACCCAGGGCCGAACACCCCACGGTAAATCTTATCGGAGAGTACAATGTGGCCGGAGAGGCGCGGGAAATAAAGCGACTTCTTGAGAAACTCGGCATTAAGGTCCACACGGTCCTTACCGGAGATACCAGTTTTCCGGAGATAGAGCGTCTTTCCCGGGCTCATCTGAATCTCCTTTTCTGCGGTTCAACGGCCCGGGAGTTTGCCCTGGGCTTAAAGGAGCGCTTCGGCCTTCCTTACCTAAAGGTCTCCTTTTACGGGCTTTCGGCCGTGGGGGCTTCCCTCCGCAAGGTGGGAGAGGTCCTGGGCCTATCTTCAACAAAGGTGGAGGCGGTCATCCGGGAAGAAGAGGCGCGGGCCTTTCGGGAGATCAGGTCCTGGCTCAAACTCTTCTCCGGGAAAAGGGTGCTCGTGGTGCTCGGGGCCGGAAGACTCGGGCCCCTTGGGAGGATGCTAAGAGAACTTGGGTTTGAGGTCACAGGGGCGGCTTCGGTCTTCGGGAGTCCTGAAGATCACCGGGAGGCCGCCCCTTTTTCCGGTTTTCTTACCGACGATCCCGGAGACGACGAGTTTGAAAAGGCGCTTTTAGCGCTTAAGCCCGACCTCGTGATCACCAACGCCCGGGAGCAGTGGCGAGCGGTAAAACTCGGTTTTCCAACCCTCTCCTTCCCTCAGGAGCGCAGACGCGGCCCCTATACCGGTTATAAAGGCTTTATCAATTTCGTGAATAATCTGGTGCGCATTCTTTCGGCTCCGGTCTGGCGCCTTAGAGCTTTGTAA
- a CDS encoding nitrogenase component 1 has product MINQKINRVSEIPVEGITYKELHIEKRPLTPEYIPPPPELVPATNRSVCIDPSRTCMPLGAMWATLGVHRAIPFVQGAQGCTTYVRYTFARIFREPASIASASFHEDAAVFGGRKNLIRGVRNLVCRYRPELIAIVTTCSSEVIGDDIQSFLAEALELMEEEFGPEILDLTKFVTVNTPSFAGSHVEGYNRAAREFLKALSRKTGQPSEDLYFIPGFLMPGDLRELKHLFELMGISYHILFDISDTLDCPLVGMPERIPYYPPGGTRVEEFVRAGDARAIFALSPDAGGAGAKWLSRRHKVPALVLPMPVGVGNTDRLLKAISEVSGRPIPEAVRWERGILLDAMADTLHYTMMKRVALAGDPDFVAAATRFVCELGMIPTYILVGTRSASAEGEVLSVCEEYNHKPILMNGSDQFEWEYALKHDPPDLILGHSRCVNISREIRVPLVRFGFPVYDRVGYQRRAIVGYRGGEYFLSLIVNTLLDHHYPDDRTHQ; this is encoded by the coding sequence ATGATCAACCAGAAAATAAATCGGGTTTCAGAGATTCCGGTCGAGGGCATCACCTACAAAGAGCTTCACATAGAAAAGAGGCCACTTACGCCGGAATACATCCCCCCACCGCCGGAGCTGGTACCGGCGACCAACCGTTCGGTCTGCATTGATCCCAGCCGCACCTGCATGCCCCTCGGGGCCATGTGGGCCACACTGGGGGTGCACCGGGCCATTCCCTTCGTGCAGGGAGCCCAGGGGTGCACCACCTATGTGCGCTACACCTTCGCCCGTATCTTCCGGGAGCCGGCATCCATCGCCAGCGCCTCCTTTCACGAGGACGCGGCCGTCTTCGGCGGCCGTAAAAACCTCATTCGCGGGGTGCGGAACCTCGTCTGCCGCTACAGGCCGGAACTCATTGCCATCGTCACCACCTGTTCAAGCGAAGTCATAGGAGACGACATCCAGAGCTTTCTCGCCGAGGCCCTGGAGCTTATGGAGGAAGAATTCGGACCGGAAATACTCGACCTCACGAAGTTCGTGACGGTGAACACCCCGAGCTTTGCCGGATCACATGTGGAGGGCTACAACCGGGCCGCACGCGAGTTCCTCAAGGCCCTCTCGCGCAAGACCGGTCAACCTTCCGAAGACCTGTACTTCATCCCCGGATTCCTCATGCCCGGAGACCTGCGGGAGCTGAAACACCTCTTTGAGCTCATGGGGATCTCCTATCATATCCTCTTTGACATAAGTGACACCCTGGACTGCCCGCTGGTGGGCATGCCCGAGAGGATCCCCTATTATCCCCCGGGAGGCACACGGGTGGAGGAATTCGTTCGGGCAGGCGACGCCAGGGCCATCTTCGCGCTTTCGCCTGATGCCGGAGGAGCCGGGGCGAAATGGCTTTCCCGTCGCCACAAGGTACCGGCCCTTGTGCTTCCCATGCCCGTGGGGGTGGGCAACACCGACCGACTACTTAAAGCCATAAGTGAGGTCTCGGGACGGCCCATTCCGGAAGCCGTACGTTGGGAGAGGGGCATCCTCCTTGATGCTATGGCCGATACCCTGCACTATACCATGATGAAACGGGTAGCGCTGGCCGGAGATCCGGATTTCGTGGCCGCAGCCACACGCTTCGTCTGCGAACTCGGTATGATCCCCACCTACATTCTGGTGGGCACCAGGAGTGCCTCGGCCGAGGGGGAGGTTCTCTCCGTCTGCGAGGAATACAACCACAAACCGATTCTCATGAACGGAAGCGATCAGTTTGAATGGGAATACGCTTTAAAGCACGATCCCCCGGATCTCATTCTCGGACACTCCCGCTGCGTGAATATCTCGCGGGAGATAAGGGTGCCGCTTGTGCGGTTCGGTTTCCCGGTTTACGATCGGGTGGGCTATCAACGGCGGGCGATAGTGGGTTACCGGGGAGGAGAGTATTTCCTCTCCCTTATCGTGAATACTCTCCTTGACCACCACTATCCCGATGACCGCACCCACCAGTAA
- a CDS encoding nitrogenase component I subunit alpha, translated as MGYYPMKCNACIPERTEHIYLVDEDKKVLPRCNAPTVPGDLTERGUAFAGARGVVGGPIVDVIQMVHAPVGCAYYTWGTRRHLGDLYGWAAPGVLENEAHHRRHCYTTAMTEQDIIFGGAEKLKRALLEAFRLNPGARGAVIYNTCSTALIGDDIEQVAREVSAEVGKPVFACASPGFCGVSQSKGHHEFNFQFYKWLIEYRKKHPEVVLPEEERTSYDVNLIGEYNIDWDEAVVVPLFEKLGLRILNVFTGNARLSDLFRLPDARLNIVHCQRSATYIAELIKQGFEVPFVRVSLFGLSQTAKALWDVAAWFGEEKMKRRAEEIIEEETAAVEAALSWYRERLSGKRVAIYVGAPRVWHWIKVMEELGMEVVAVMTTFGHREDYAKINERAKPGLLVIDNPNEFEIEEMIETRRPDLFLTGLKEKYLVRKFGVPTLNSHSYEKGPYAGFRGFVNFARDIYQAVCAPVWRLSRTEI; from the coding sequence ATGGGTTACTATCCGATGAAATGTAACGCCTGCATCCCCGAAAGGACCGAACACATTTACCTCGTTGATGAAGATAAGAAGGTGCTACCCAGGTGCAACGCCCCCACGGTGCCGGGCGATCTCACCGAGCGCGGGTGAGCTTTTGCCGGTGCCCGCGGGGTCGTGGGCGGACCGATTGTGGATGTGATTCAGATGGTACATGCTCCGGTGGGCTGTGCCTACTACACCTGGGGCACGCGCCGGCATCTGGGGGATCTTTACGGCTGGGCCGCCCCCGGGGTGTTAGAGAACGAGGCCCACCATCGCCGCCACTGCTACACCACGGCCATGACCGAACAGGACATTATCTTCGGCGGAGCGGAAAAATTAAAAAGGGCCCTTCTTGAGGCCTTTCGGCTCAATCCCGGAGCCCGAGGGGCCGTCATATACAACACCTGCTCCACCGCCCTTATCGGCGACGATATAGAGCAGGTGGCCCGTGAGGTCTCGGCCGAAGTCGGAAAACCCGTCTTTGCCTGCGCCTCCCCGGGCTTCTGCGGAGTCTCCCAGTCTAAAGGACACCACGAGTTTAATTTCCAATTCTACAAGTGGCTCATAGAGTACCGAAAGAAACACCCGGAAGTGGTACTCCCCGAGGAGGAGAGGACCTCCTACGATGTGAACCTGATCGGGGAATACAACATTGACTGGGACGAAGCCGTGGTGGTCCCCCTCTTCGAGAAGCTGGGCCTGAGGATACTCAATGTCTTTACCGGAAACGCAAGGCTTTCAGACCTCTTCCGCCTTCCGGACGCCAGGCTCAACATCGTGCACTGCCAGCGTTCAGCCACCTATATTGCCGAGCTCATCAAGCAGGGCTTTGAGGTGCCCTTTGTGCGGGTGAGTCTTTTTGGACTTTCGCAGACCGCTAAGGCCCTGTGGGATGTGGCTGCCTGGTTCGGGGAAGAAAAGATGAAACGGCGGGCTGAAGAGATCATTGAAGAGGAAACCGCGGCGGTGGAGGCGGCCCTTTCTTGGTATCGGGAAAGGCTTTCCGGAAAGCGGGTAGCCATCTATGTGGGGGCCCCGCGGGTGTGGCACTGGATCAAAGTCATGGAGGAACTGGGAATGGAGGTGGTGGCGGTCATGACCACCTTCGGCCACAGGGAGGACTACGCCAAGATAAACGAACGCGCAAAACCCGGTCTTCTCGTCATAGACAATCCCAACGAGTTCGAGATCGAAGAAATGATAGAGACCCGCAGGCCCGATCTTTTTCTCACCGGTCTCAAGGAGAAGTATCTCGTGCGCAAGTTCGGTGTGCCAACGCTTAACTCCCACTCTTACGAAAAGGGGCCCTACGCCGGTTTTCGGGGCTTCGTGAACTTTGCCCGGGATATTTACCAGGCCGTTTGCGCCCCGGTGTGGCGGCTTTCCCGCACCGAAATTTAA
- a CDS encoding radical SAM protein, producing MIRHPCFDEEAHRLVGRLHLPVAPRCNVRCAYCDRRYACVSENRPGASRRVISPEEAPAYVETVLTLEPRIEVVGVAGPGDPLANEETFEALSRVRESFPQLKFCVSTNGLLLKEKLADLVYLGVRFLTVTVNAATPETAEKVYLWVRYRGKRLSGREASEFLLSRQLEGIAAAAEAGLRVKVNTVLVPGINDVEVAEIARRVWEAGAHLMNIIPLIPLAHFRHRRPPTETELRWARRLASRFMPQFLSCRRCRADAAGVPGEGDLPQAAFCAALSS from the coding sequence ATGATAAGACATCCCTGTTTTGATGAGGAGGCGCACCGGCTCGTGGGAAGGCTTCACCTTCCGGTGGCTCCGCGATGCAATGTCCGGTGCGCCTACTGCGACCGGCGCTACGCCTGCGTAAGCGAAAATCGTCCCGGGGCCTCCCGCAGGGTGATTTCCCCGGAAGAGGCCCCGGCCTATGTGGAAACGGTACTTACCCTTGAGCCCCGTATAGAAGTCGTAGGTGTGGCCGGTCCCGGGGATCCGCTGGCCAACGAGGAAACTTTCGAGGCCCTATCCCGCGTGCGGGAAAGCTTCCCGCAACTTAAATTCTGCGTCTCCACCAACGGACTTCTCCTTAAAGAAAAACTTGCAGATCTGGTTTATCTGGGAGTGCGATTTCTTACGGTCACGGTAAACGCCGCAACCCCGGAAACCGCCGAAAAAGTTTACCTCTGGGTGCGCTACCGGGGAAAAAGGCTCTCCGGCAGGGAAGCCTCGGAGTTTCTCCTTTCCCGGCAGTTGGAAGGCATTGCCGCGGCGGCGGAAGCGGGCTTAAGGGTCAAGGTCAACACCGTGCTTGTTCCGGGAATAAACGATGTGGAGGTGGCCGAAATCGCCCGGCGGGTATGGGAGGCTGGAGCTCATCTCATGAACATCATACCTCTCATTCCGCTTGCGCATTTCCGCCATCGGCGACCGCCCACGGAGACGGAACTTCGCTGGGCCCGCAGGCTGGCTTCGCGTTTCATGCCGCAATTCCTCTCTTGCCGACGCTGCCGGGCCGACGCCGCAGGGGTCCCCGGCGAAGGGGACCTTCCGCAGGCGGCCTTCTGCGCCGCCCTCTCATCCTAA
- a CDS encoding P-II family nitrogen regulator yields MILKEIIAIVRPNKMLSTKRALEEMGFSSFTAFKVLGRGKQGGRLKELAYRVSPEVAEKLETTSYAFIPKRLLSVVVPEAMVPRVVERIIRVNQTGEHGDGKIFVLPVEEVLRVRTGETGLSALF; encoded by the coding sequence ATGATCCTTAAGGAAATAATCGCCATCGTGAGACCCAACAAAATGCTTTCTACCAAAAGGGCCCTTGAGGAGATGGGGTTTTCCTCCTTTACGGCCTTTAAGGTCCTCGGCCGGGGGAAACAGGGAGGAAGGCTCAAGGAGCTCGCCTATCGGGTAAGCCCTGAGGTGGCCGAGAAGCTCGAGACCACCTCTTACGCCTTTATACCTAAAAGGCTCCTTTCGGTGGTGGTGCCGGAGGCCATGGTCCCCAGGGTGGTGGAGAGAATCATCCGGGTAAATCAGACCGGTGAGCACGGAGACGGCAAGATCTTCGTGCTCCCGGTGGAGGAGGTCCTGAGAGTGCGCACCGGTGAGACGGGCCTTTCCGCTCTTTTTTAA
- a CDS encoding P-II family nitrogen regulator: protein MKMIKAVIRPEKTEEVVEALAREGFLALTRVDVVGRGKQGGLAVGEVVYDELPKSLLLLVVPDEEVKRVCSIVIEAARTGRFGDGKIFVSPVEEAYTIRTGKAEL from the coding sequence ATGAAAATGATCAAAGCCGTAATAAGGCCGGAAAAGACGGAAGAGGTGGTGGAGGCCCTGGCCCGGGAGGGATTCCTCGCGCTCACCCGGGTGGATGTGGTGGGGCGCGGAAAGCAGGGGGGTCTTGCCGTGGGGGAGGTGGTTTATGACGAGCTTCCCAAAAGCCTCCTTCTCCTGGTGGTGCCGGACGAGGAGGTCAAACGGGTCTGCAGCATCGTGATAGAGGCCGCCCGTACCGGGCGCTTCGGAGACGGCAAGATATTTGTCTCCCCGGTGGAGGAGGCCTACACCATCCGCACCGGAAAGGCCGAACTCTAG
- the nifH gene encoding nitrogenase iron protein produces MGRETRKIGIYGKGGIGKSTTTQNLAAALAYYYGKKVMIHGCDPKADATRLILGGKPQETVLDLLREEGEENLTLDKVVKTGFGGIRCVESGGPEPGVGCAGRGVITAINLMEELGGYPEDLDFLFFDVLGDVVCGGFAMPVREGKAREIYIVASGEMMAIYAANNICRGMVKYAQRTGVRLGGIICNSRKVDREEEIMQEFCERLGTKMIMFIPRDNIVQKAEFNRKTVVEYDPEHPQAQAYRELAHRIIENRDLVIPRPLSMNELEALVMKYGLA; encoded by the coding sequence ATGGGAAGAGAAACCAGAAAGATAGGTATTTACGGAAAAGGAGGTATAGGGAAGTCCACCACCACTCAGAATCTGGCCGCGGCTCTGGCCTACTACTACGGCAAGAAGGTCATGATCCACGGCTGCGACCCCAAGGCCGATGCCACGCGTCTCATCCTGGGAGGAAAGCCACAGGAGACGGTGCTGGATCTCCTGCGCGAGGAGGGGGAGGAAAACCTCACCCTGGACAAGGTGGTAAAGACCGGCTTTGGAGGGATACGGTGTGTGGAATCCGGAGGGCCGGAGCCGGGAGTGGGATGTGCCGGGCGCGGAGTCATCACCGCTATAAATCTCATGGAAGAGCTCGGGGGATACCCCGAGGACCTGGACTTCCTCTTCTTTGATGTGCTCGGAGATGTGGTCTGCGGGGGGTTTGCCATGCCGGTTCGCGAGGGTAAGGCCCGGGAAATTTACATCGTGGCCTCCGGGGAGATGATGGCCATCTATGCGGCCAACAACATCTGCCGGGGAATGGTGAAGTACGCCCAGCGCACCGGAGTGCGCCTCGGAGGAATCATCTGCAACAGCCGGAAGGTGGACCGGGAAGAGGAGATCATGCAGGAGTTCTGCGAACGGCTCGGCACTAAGATGATCATGTTTATCCCCCGGGACAACATCGTGCAGAAGGCCGAATTCAACCGTAAGACCGTGGTGGAATACGACCCCGAACATCCTCAGGCCCAGGCTTACAGAGAGCTTGCCCATCGCATCATCGAAAACCGGGATCTGGTAATTCCCCGGCCTCTTTCCATGAACGAGCTCGAGGCCCTGGTTATGAAGTACGGTCTGGCCTAA